Genomic DNA from Bacillus sp. Marseille-P3661:
AGTCATTTGCAATTCCAACCATTCTTGGTGAAATTAAAAGGTTTATTCGTGACAAAACATGGAGCGTGCATGTTCCAAGAAGAGTTAAGGAACTGGGCCCGAAGTTAAAAAAATCCGTTGAGCTACTGACAGAAGAACTACAGCGCTCACCGAAAGTTGAAGAAATAGCACAATATTTAAATGTTTCAGAAGAAGAAATATTAGAAACGATGGAAATGAGTAAAAGTTATCGAGCACTTTCGGTTGATAGTAAAATAGAGAGCGATTATGAGGGTGGCAGCGTTACGCTATTAGATCTCATTGGTGAACATGAAATTGGATATCAAAATATAGACCGTTCTATGCTAGTTGAAAAAATCTTAAGCGTACTAAGTGAGAGAGAGCGGGACATTTTAAGGTTAACTTACTTCGAAAATTTGAGTCAAAAAGAAACGGGCGAAAAATTAAATATTTCACAAATGCATGTATCACGTTTGCAACGGAGAGCTTTGAAGAAACTAAGAGAACTCATCCAACACGAATCCCAAGAGTATAATAAAATTCTTTGACTATATAAGATTACTTAATAAACTGAGCCCACTATTTTTATTTTTTTATGATATCCCCAAATGTTCTATTATTATTCATCCGATTTTAAGTTCGGAATCCACAAAATTAATTACTGTGTAGGATACCATTTCTCATTTTTCATTTTCAGCACATTTAAAGATTTATTCAAGGCTTTGGCAGGAGCTTTTCTGAAGAAAAGCTCCTACTAGTGTTGTTAGGTGTTTACTTAAATTATTTGGTAAAATGTACAATAGAATATGTTAAAACGATAGGTGGAGACAAAATGACCGAAAGAGATAACTTTATTATTAATAATATTGCAAAGAGTTTAGGTATTTCTACAAAGCAAATTCAGAATGTTATTGCGCTAATAGAGGAAGGAAACACAGTTCCCTTTATTGCACGATATCGAAAGGAACGAACAAACGGACTTGATGAAGTGCAGATTCGCTCTATTACTGAAAAGTGGGAGTATGCACAAAATCTTGAAAAAAGAAAAGAAGAAGTTATTCGGTTAATTGACGAACAAGGTAAGTTAACTGAGGAGCTAAAAAAGGATATTGAACAAGCGGTAATTCTCCAACAAATCGAGGATTTATATCGACCATATAAACAGAAACGCAGAACAAAAGCTACTATTGCAAAAGAAAAAGGACTTGAGCCTCTGGCTGAATGGATGTATAGTCTACCTACTCAAGGAAACGTGGAAGATGAAGCGAGAAAGTACTTGAATGAGGAAAAGGAAGTATTAACTGAAGAAGATGCCTTAGCTGGAGCTAGAGATATTATTGCAGAGTATATATCAGATTCAGCTCCATTTAGAGAATGGATTAGAAATGAAACATTCAAAAGAGGGAAATTACAATCGGTTGTTAAAGACCAAGAAAAAGATGAAAAGAATGTATATGAAATGTATTATGAGTACGAGGAACCAGTACTAAAAGTGGTACCACACCGTGTTCTAGCACTAAATCGTGGTGAAAAGGAAGATGTATTAAAGGTTACGGTTGATCCTCCGCAAGAAAATATTCTTAATTACTTAACAAAAGAAATTATTAAAGGAAAAAGTACTGTTGCAATTGGACAGTTAGATACGGCGATTGAGGATTCATATAAGCGCTTGATTCAGCCTTCAATTGAACGTGAAATCCGTAATACTTTAACTGAAAAGGCTGAAGACCAAGCAATACATATATTTTCCGAAAATTTAAGAAACCTATTATTACAACCACCTTTAAAAGGAAAAATGGTGTTAGGTGTTGACCCTGCTTATCGGACAGGTTGTAAGCTTGCTGTCGTTGATGAGACGGGAAAGTTTTTGAAAAAGGATGTGATCTATCCGCATCCACCTAAAGCAAAACCAGCGGAAGCAAAGGAAAAAGCGGCAGCGCTACTCAAAGAATTTCCGATAGAAATCATTGCAATTGGAAATGGAACTGCATCTCGTGAAACTGAACAATTCATCGCGGAATTGCTTAAAGAAACTGATCGTGAAATTTACTATTTGATCGTTAACGAAGCGGGTGCAAGTGTATATTCTGCGTCAGATCTTGCGCGTGAAGAGTTTCCTAATTTGCAGGTAGAGGAAAGAAGTGCTGTGTCGATTGCAAGGAGATTGCAAGACCCGTTAGCTGAACTAGTGAAAATTGACCCAAAGTCAATCGGAGTTGGACAATATCAGCATGATGTTTCACAGAAGAAATTATCGGGATCTTTAAGTTTTGTTGTTGAAACGGTAGTAAACCAAGTCGGTGTTAATGTAAATACTGCATCATCTTCTTTATTGCAATATGTAGCGGGTTTATCTAAAACTGTAGCGACAAACATTGTAAATCAGCGCGAATCAGAAGGGAAATTTTTAAATCGAGGTCAATTAAAAAAGATCCCTCGATTGGGAGCTAAAACTTACGAACAATGTATTGGATTTTTAAGAATAGTTGATGGAAATCACCCACTAGATCGTACATCAATCCACCCAGAAAGCTATGATGAGACTATTCGCCTTTTGGAAAAAGTCGGATGTTCAACTAATGATCTTGGTTCCGATAAATTAAAAGATGCTTTATCTAACGTAGACCTCCCGAAATTAGCGAAGGAAATTAATATTGGTGAACCAACATTAAGGGATATTATTGATTCGTTAATTCGACCTGAACGTGACCCGCGTGATGAAGTGCCAACGCCGCTTTTAAAGAAAGATATACTGCAATTGGAAGATTTAAAAAGAGGTATGGAATTAGAAGGTACAATTCGAAATGTTGTGGACTTTGGCGCGTTCATAGATATAGGAGTTAAGCAAGATGGATTAGTTCATATATCCAAATTAAGTAGGCAATTTGTAAAACATCCGATGGACATTGTTTCAGTCGGTGATGTGGTTAAAGTCTGGGTAGAGGACGTCGATCAAAAGAAAGGCCGAGTGGCTTTAACGATGCTACCACCACAATAGCGAATTAAAAAAGCACTGTTTTTTATGAGCAGTGCTTTTTTCTATAAAAAAACCAGCATTGATTAAGTAATTTAATTTGATATCTATTTTTATCATGGTAGGCCTGCTTTAACTGTTTAACTAACCAATATGGCATGTTGATTACCTCCTTTAGCTTTTTAAGCCTTCTAAGGTATTACATAGTGTATGCAGGAAGTAGGTATAATGTGCAAACCATTTTAAAGAATAATGTAGTATTAATGGTAATAAGAGTTGAGTTGGTTATAAATATTTATGTTAAAATTAAGTATAGGAAAATAATTAATATGAAGTTGGGGCAATAATATATGGATGAAATACACTTACAATCACTATGCGAAGAACTTTCACTTAGTTTTTTTGGGAAACCTTTTAAACATTCAGCTCGTTTTAATAAGAGATTACGAACAACAGGTGGCCGGTATCTCTTAAAAACACATGATATTGAAATCAATCCAAAATATTTTGAAGAACAAGGTTTAGAAGCTATTAAAGGAATTATTAAACATGAGCTATGTCACTATCATTTACATCTTGAGGGGAAAGGATATCAACACAGAGATTCTGATTTTAGATTGCTTTTAAAGCAAGTTGATGCTCCAAGGTTTTGTAAACCACTCACAATGGTAAAGAAACGAAGATTAGAACTAAAACATTCTTATCAATGTATTACATGTCACCATATATTCGAAAGAAAAAAGCGAGTGGATGTTAGTCGCTATGTATGTGGTAGATGTAAAGGTAAATTAAAAAAAATTCAATTATAAAAGGATGTTGACGACAAAAAATAATTTATGTTATATTATAAAAGTCGCTGAGACAAGCACTGTGAAAACATTTAGATTTCTAAAAAGTCTCTTGACAATCAAAACAACATATTGTAATATAGTCAACGTCGTCACAATTATTCCACAGTAGCTCAGTGGTAGAGCTATCGGCTGTTAACCGATCGGTCGCAGGTTCGAATCCTGCCTGTGGAGCCAAAGCGGAGAAGTACTCAAGTGGCTGAAGAGGCGCCCCTGCTAAGGGTGTAGGTCGGGTAACCGGCGCGAGGGTTCAAATCCCTCCTTCTCCGCCACTCATCATTTGTTATGGCCCGTTGGTCAAGCGGTTAAGACACCGCCCTTTCACGGCGGTAACACGGGTTCGAATCCCGTACGGGTCATTTGATAATTAATCATACTTGGAGGATTAGCTCAGCTGGGAGAGCACCTGCCTTACAAGCAGGGGGTCGGCGGTTCGATCCCGTCATCCTCCACCATAAAAATTGGTTCCGTGGTGTAGTGGTTAACATGCCTGCCTGTCACGCAGGAGATCGCGGGTTCGATCCCCGTCGGAACCGCCATAGTATTGTTGGGCTATAGCCAAGCGGTAAGGCAACGGACTTTGACTCCGTCATGCGCTGGTTCGAATCCAGCTAGCCCAGCCATTTTATAAATAAGCATCAAATTAATAGTACGAGCCATTAGCTCAGTCGGTAGAGCATCTGACTTTTAATCAGAGGGTCGAAGGTTCGAATCCTTCATGGCTCACCATTATGCGGGTGTGGCGGAATTGGCAGACGC
This window encodes:
- the sigB gene encoding RNA polymerase sigma factor SigB, producing the protein MTTQSHPPNHNECVYNWIKQYQEHEDEDVQTLLVNHYKKLVESLARKYSKGKNIHEDLVQVGMIGLLGAIRRFDQNYGGNFESFAIPTILGEIKRFIRDKTWSVHVPRRVKELGPKLKKSVELLTEELQRSPKVEEIAQYLNVSEEEILETMEMSKSYRALSVDSKIESDYEGGSVTLLDLIGEHEIGYQNIDRSMLVEKILSVLSERERDILRLTYFENLSQKETGEKLNISQMHVSRLQRRALKKLRELIQHESQEYNKIL
- a CDS encoding Tex family protein, producing the protein MTERDNFIINNIAKSLGISTKQIQNVIALIEEGNTVPFIARYRKERTNGLDEVQIRSITEKWEYAQNLEKRKEEVIRLIDEQGKLTEELKKDIEQAVILQQIEDLYRPYKQKRRTKATIAKEKGLEPLAEWMYSLPTQGNVEDEARKYLNEEKEVLTEEDALAGARDIIAEYISDSAPFREWIRNETFKRGKLQSVVKDQEKDEKNVYEMYYEYEEPVLKVVPHRVLALNRGEKEDVLKVTVDPPQENILNYLTKEIIKGKSTVAIGQLDTAIEDSYKRLIQPSIEREIRNTLTEKAEDQAIHIFSENLRNLLLQPPLKGKMVLGVDPAYRTGCKLAVVDETGKFLKKDVIYPHPPKAKPAEAKEKAAALLKEFPIEIIAIGNGTASRETEQFIAELLKETDREIYYLIVNEAGASVYSASDLAREEFPNLQVEERSAVSIARRLQDPLAELVKIDPKSIGVGQYQHDVSQKKLSGSLSFVVETVVNQVGVNVNTASSSLLQYVAGLSKTVATNIVNQRESEGKFLNRGQLKKIPRLGAKTYEQCIGFLRIVDGNHPLDRTSIHPESYDETIRLLEKVGCSTNDLGSDKLKDALSNVDLPKLAKEINIGEPTLRDIIDSLIRPERDPRDEVPTPLLKKDILQLEDLKRGMELEGTIRNVVDFGAFIDIGVKQDGLVHISKLSRQFVKHPMDIVSVGDVVKVWVEDVDQKKGRVALTMLPPQ
- the cmpA gene encoding cortex morphogenetic protein CmpA; amino-acid sequence: MPYWLVKQLKQAYHDKNRYQIKLLNQCWFFYRKKHCS
- a CDS encoding SprT family protein; amino-acid sequence: MDEIHLQSLCEELSLSFFGKPFKHSARFNKRLRTTGGRYLLKTHDIEINPKYFEEQGLEAIKGIIKHELCHYHLHLEGKGYQHRDSDFRLLLKQVDAPRFCKPLTMVKKRRLELKHSYQCITCHHIFERKKRVDVSRYVCGRCKGKLKKIQL